One window of Kryptolebias marmoratus isolate JLee-2015 linkage group LG3, ASM164957v2, whole genome shotgun sequence genomic DNA carries:
- the tyrp1b gene encoding tyrosinase-related protein 1b codes for MHSQSTWRVGLLVVTFCVGLTLAQFPRECVTPQGLSSGQCCPSPSGVAGDECGSIAGRGQCVTITADGRRHGPQYPYTGRDDRERWPLRFFNRTCQCNGNFSGYNCGQCKHGLTGPNCDQRVSVVRRNIMQMNSAEKQAFVNALDQAKRTVHPNLVICTRRYQDVFGPDGNTPQFENITIYNYFVWSHYYSVSKTYLGPGQASFGGVDFSHEGPGFVTWHRFHLLQLERDMQDMLGDSTFALPYWNFAIGGSECDICTDNLLGARSTFDLNSISPNSMFSQWRVICESVEDYDTLGTVCNSTESSPIRRNPAGNVARPMVQRLPEPQDVLDCLELNTFDTPPYYSTSSESFRNSIEGYSAPQGMYDPVIRSLHNLAHLFLNGTGGQTHLSPNDPIFVLLHTFTDAIFDEWLRRHQPGEISYPEENAPIGHNSRFNMVPFWPPVTNAEMFVSAPENLGYSYEVQWPARAFTLSEIITVALIAAAVVVAVVGGVITCAVRARSSRSAEALEPLLGETFRRYSEDDRRLDKSQSVV; via the exons ATGCACAGTCAGAG CACATGGAGAGTGGGTCTGCTGGTGGTGACCTTTTGTGTCGGCCTCACTCTGGCTCAGTTCCCTCGGGAGTGTGTCACCCCTCAGGGTCTGTCTAGTGGCCAGTGCTGCCCGTCCCCTTCAGGGGTAGCAGGAGACGAGTGTGGATCCATCGCAGGAAGAGGGCAGTGTGTGACCATTACAGCCGACGGTCGGCGCCATGGACCACAGTACCCGTACACGGGGCGTGATGACAGAGAGAGGTGGCCACTGAGATTCTTCAACCGCACCTGCCAATGTAATGGCAATTTCAGCGGCTACAACTGCGGGCAATGCAAACACGGTCTGACTGGACCAAACTGTGATCAGAGAGTCTCCGTAG TGAGGAGGAACATCATGCAGATGAATTCAGCTGAGAAGCAGGCATTTGTGAATGCTCTGGACCAAGCTAAAAGGACTGTCCATCCTAACCTGGTCATCTGTACAAGAAG GTACCAAGACGTATTTGGACCTGATGGCAACaccccacagtttgagaacatCACCATTTATAACTACTTTGTCTGGAGCCACTACTACTCTGTCAGTAAGACGTACCTGGGGCCAGGACAGGCCAGCTTTGGAGGCGTAGACTTTTCCCACGAGGGCCCAGGTTTTGTCACCTGGCACCGTTTTCATTTGCTGCAACTGGAGAGAGATATGCAG GACATGCTGGGTGACTCCACCTTTGCCCTTCCTTACTGGAACTTTGCCATCGGAGGCAGCGAGTGCGACATCTGCACCGACAACCTGCTAGGAGCGAGGAGCACATTCGACTTGAACTCCATCAGCCCCAATTCCATGTTCTCTCAGTGGAGGGTCATCTGCGAGAGCGTGGAGGACTACGACACTCTGGGCACTGTCTGCAACA GTACAGAGAGCAGTCCGATCAGGAGGAACCCAGCGGGGAACGTGGCGCGGCCCATGGTGCAGAGACTGCCGGAGCCCCAGGACGTTTTGGACTGTCTGGAACTGAACACCTTTGACACTCCTCCTTACTACTCCACCTCCTCGGAGAGCTTCAGGAACAGCATTGAAG GCTACAGCGCCCCCCAAGGGATGTATGACCCCGTCATCCGCAGCCTCCACAACCTGGCACACCTCTTCCTGAAtgggacaggtggacagactCACTTGTCGCCTAATGATCCCATCTTTGTCTTGCTACACACCTTCACTGATGCAATCTTTGATGAGTGGCTCCGCAGGCACCAGCCAG GTGAAATAAGCTACCCTGAGGAAAATGCCCCTATTGGACACAACAGCAGGTTCAACATGGTTCCTTTTTGGCCTCCTGTCACCAATGCTGAGATGTTTGTCTCAGCCCCAGAAAACCTGGGCTACTCCTATGAAGTCCAGTGGCCAG CTCGTGCTTTCACCCTGTCCGAGATCATCACCGTGGCCCTCATAGCAGCAGCGGTGGTTGTGGCAGTGGTGGGTGGGGTCATCACCTGTGCCGTCCGAGCTCGGTCCTCCCGCTCAGCCGAGGCCTTAGAGCCCCTGCTGGGAGAGACCTTCCGACGTTACTCGGAGGACGACAGGAGGTTGGACAAGTCACAGTCTGTTGTCTGA